A window of Streptomyces sp. NBC_01571 genomic DNA:
GCATCCGAACCGACGCGCCCGACTGGGTCGCCGGGTACATCGGCGAAGGCGAATGCGTTGAGCGTGCCCGCGTCGTCCGGCGCGGCTCGATCATCCGCGAAGCGTCGCGCTCCTGGGTACACCGGGATATCGCTGCCGTCGTCCCCGAGCTGGACGAACCGGCCCCCTGCAACCCGACATGGCAGGCGATCTATCAGGAGCGCTCCGGCGACCCCGTCGACAACACCTCCCGAGCCGCCGACGCCCGCATTGCCACCGCCGACGACATGGCGGCCCTTGAGCTGACGCCCGGCACGTATGCCGTGCTGATCGTGCGCAACGTGTACTCCTCCGCAGGCCGCGTGATCGGGGTTGGAGAGATCGTGTGCGCCCCCGGACGTCCCGTTGAACTCAAGTCCCCCAGCCCCTCCTGACCTGCCCGGAAGGACCTCCATGAACCGCACAGCCACCCAGCACGCAGGCATCGCCGCTGAGTCGGTCAACGGCCTCAACCAGCGCATTCGCGCCGCTCTCACCGATGGCGAGACCTCGGATCTCGCCCGGCTCAAGGACGCGTACGAGGTCACGGCCAGCCTGAAACTGCTGGCCCAGCGCCTGACGCTGACGGCCACCGAGCTGCAGCAGCTCGTCGGCGGGTGGCACCAGGAGGGCCACCTCCTCACCGCGCCTGCGGTCGACACCGAAGCTGTGGTCGACGGCTTCAGCACTGCGATGACGGATGCAGGCAAGGTGGCCCGCGCCCTGTTCGTCGCCTTGGACGACGCAACCAAGAACCTCGCCCCGATCGGCTGGCAGGAGTCGGCGCCGGCGGCAGCTCCGCACGAGACTCAGC
This region includes:
- a CDS encoding GntR family transcriptional regulator, which produces MSAGTVAKMVDDLRQLIHEGELQPHAQLPSTRALMNTYGLSDNAVYRAVALLKSDGYVYSRQGAGVFVADRRALITGAERIGGITRPGEQIEWRHSIRTDAPDWVAGYIGEGECVERARVVRRGSIIREASRSWVHRDIAAVVPELDEPAPCNPTWQAIYQERSGDPVDNTSRAADARIATADDMAALELTPGTYAVLIVRNVYSSAGRVIGVGEIVCAPGRPVELKSPSPS